The Gemmatimonadota bacterium genome includes the window AACCCCTATTTTTTGCTTCGGCTCTCTCTCAAGGCGGATTTGCCCGGGGTGTATTGGTCGAAAGCCATGCGGGGCGTCCAACCAAAATAGAGGGCAATCCCGCACATCCCGCAAACCCCCGATCGGGCAATGCGACTTTTGGCCCTACAGATGCAATTACACAGGCACAGATACTCGATCTCTACGACCCTGACCGCTCGCAAGTGCCCGTGGGAAATGGGCGGGCGAGTACATGGACGAGATTTTCCGCTGCCCTTGCCACCGAAGTGGCAAAACTCGATTTGGATCAGGGACAGGGATTGCGTCTATTAACGGAAACTGTGACCTCGCCAGTTTTGGTCAGCCAGATCCGCGCACTATTGGAAAAATATCCCAACGCAAGGTGGCACCAATTTGAGCCGGGCACGCGCGACAACGTGCGCGAAGGTGCCAGAATGGCCTTTGGCGAAATAGTCGAAACGCAGTATCATTTCGAAAAAGCCAAACGCATCTTGTCTTTAGACGCCGATTTTATGGATAGCGGTGCGGCAAGCGTTCGACACGCTCGTCACGTTGCCCTCGGTCGTCAGGTCATCGACGGTCAAAAGGCCGATATGAATCGGCTCTACGTCGTCGAATCCACCCCATCCAATACGGGATCTTTTGCCGATCACCGCCTGCCATTGAAAGCCAGTCAGGTCGAGGGATTTGCCCGAGCAGTGGCTACTGCATTGGGGATAAACACGACGGGTGGCAATAGCGCCGGACACGACACCTGGCTCAATGCACTGGTCAAAGACCTGGCGGCACATCGCGGCGCATCCCTGGTGATTGCCGGCGATCATCAACCGCCTGCTGTTCACGCACTCGCACACGCCATCAACGATGCGTTGGGCAATGCGGGTAATACCGTGACGTACACAGACCCAGTAGAAGCCGAGCCTACCAATCAATACGCTTCCCTCAAAGATTTAACTGTTGATATGTCAGAGGGCAGAGTTTCCCTGCTGGTGGTTCTGGGTGGCAATCCCGTCTATAATGCACCGGCAGACCTCAATTTTGCCGCCGCTTACCAGAAAGTGACAACGCGCATTCACCTGGGCCAATCTCAAGATGAAACCGCGCGATTGTCTCACTGGCATTTGCCCGAAGCACACGCACTGGAAGCCTGGAGCGATACACGCGCTTTTGACGGTACCGTGTCTATTGTCCAGCCATTGATTGAGCCGCTCTACGGTGGCAAATCCGCCGCGGGACTGGTGGCTATGATGCTCGGGGATGGACGCGCGGATTACGATCAGGTCAAAGAATATTGGCGTGAACAGTATAAAGACAGCGATTTTGAAACAGCCTGGCAAACCTATTTGCACGACGGAGTGATTCCCAATACGGCTCTGCCCGAGCGTTCTGTGAGCACGACCGAAAATTACGGCACGCCATCGCAGGCGAATGAGGGACTCGAAGTGAACTTCCGCCTGGATCCTACAATTGGCGACGGGCGATATGCCAACAATGGCTGGTTGCAAGAATTGCCCAAACCCCATACGCGCCTCACCTGGGATAATGCGGCTTTAATCGCACCGGCAACTGCCGAGGCGATGGGGCTTCAAAACGGCGATGTGGTCGCATTGAGCGCGAATAATCGCTCGGTGGAAGCACCTGTCTGGATAGCACCCGGGCATCCCGCGAATGCCGTTACCGTACATCTCGGCTTTGGACGCACCGCCGCCGGACGCGTGGGCAATGGCGTCGGCTTTAATGCTTATGCACTTCAGACATCTGATTCGCCATGGGTTGCATCGGGTGCATCAATGACAAAGACAGGACAGACCTATCCTCTGGCCTGCACGCAGGACCACCACAGCATGGAAGGTCGCTCGCTGGTGCGATCTGGCACAGTCGATGAATATGAAAAACACCCGCATTTTGTACACGAAATGGGGCATGACCCCGGTCCCGATGCAAACTTTTTTGACGGGATTCACGACAACGACGGCATAGCCTGGGGCATGGCAATTGACCTGAATTCGTGCAATGGTTGCAATGCCTGCACAGTCGCCTGTCAGTCGGAAAATAATATTCCGGTAGTGGGCAAAGATGAGGTGCTCAACGGACGCGAAATGCACTGGATCCGCATCGACCGCTATTACAAGGGCGATCTGGACAACCCCGAACTTTACAACCAGCCCGTACCCTGTATGCAGTGCGAGAATGCACCCTGTGAACTCGTATGCCCCGTTGGCGCAACCGTACACAGTGCCGAGGGCTTAAACGATATGGCCTATAACCGCTGTGTGGGCACGAGATATTGTTCTAATAACTGTCCCTATAAGGTGCGGCGCTTCAATTTCCTCCACTATGCCGATGAAGAAACACCGAGTTTCAAATTGCAGCGCAATCCCAATGTGACAGTGCGCGGTCGCGGCGTGATGGAAAAATGTACCTATTGCGTACAGCGCATTAGTGCAGCGCGAATCGAATCCAGGGTCGAGGACCGCGAATTGAAAGATGGCGATATTACGACCGCCTGTCAGGGTGCATGCCCTGCAGATGCCATTGTATTTGGCGATATCAAAGATCCCAATAGCCGCGTGGCCAAGCTCAAAGCCCAACAGAGAAATTACGGTATTTTGACAGAGTTAAATACCAAACCTCGCACCACGTATCTCGCGCGGTTGACCAATCCCAATCCGGAGATTTCACAGCATGGGTAGTCCTGCACCTATAAACGATCCGACGATGCCGGCGCCGGTACTCGGTCCGGGGCAGACCTATACAACGGTGACGCAAAGACTCAGTGCGCTCATCACCAATCGCACGCCTCTGGGATGGCTCGCAGCGTTGTTGATTGCAGGTGGTATTTTGCAGTTGTTGATGTTGTCTGCAACCTGGCTGCTGATCAAAGGGACTGGCATCTGGGGCTTAAATATTCCCGTTGGCTGGGGCTGGGCAATTATCAACTTTGTCTGGTGGATCGGTATTGGGCATGCGGGCACATTGATATCAGCTATTTTGTTACTCATGCGTCAGCAATGGCGCAATTCGATCAACCGATTTGCCGAAGCCATGACCATTTTTGCCGTCATGTGCGCCGGCATGTTTCCGCTGTTGCACACAGGGCGTCCCTGGGTGGCGGCTTACTGGCTGTTGCCCTATCCCAATACAATGGCTG containing:
- a CDS encoding TAT-variant-translocated molybdopterin oxidoreductase: MTRTAHKDGLDLSAIRERLSKREGQDYWRSLNELADTEEFRDYLHREFPEGASEWSDKVGRRKFLQVMGASLAFAGLTSCTRQPPEKIVPYIRAPEQIVPGKPLFFASALSQGGFARGVLVESHAGRPTKIEGNPAHPANPRSGNATFGPTDAITQAQILDLYDPDRSQVPVGNGRASTWTRFSAALATEVAKLDLDQGQGLRLLTETVTSPVLVSQIRALLEKYPNARWHQFEPGTRDNVREGARMAFGEIVETQYHFEKAKRILSLDADFMDSGAASVRHARHVALGRQVIDGQKADMNRLYVVESTPSNTGSFADHRLPLKASQVEGFARAVATALGINTTGGNSAGHDTWLNALVKDLAAHRGASLVIAGDHQPPAVHALAHAINDALGNAGNTVTYTDPVEAEPTNQYASLKDLTVDMSEGRVSLLVVLGGNPVYNAPADLNFAAAYQKVTTRIHLGQSQDETARLSHWHLPEAHALEAWSDTRAFDGTVSIVQPLIEPLYGGKSAAGLVAMMLGDGRADYDQVKEYWREQYKDSDFETAWQTYLHDGVIPNTALPERSVSTTENYGTPSQANEGLEVNFRLDPTIGDGRYANNGWLQELPKPHTRLTWDNAALIAPATAEAMGLQNGDVVALSANNRSVEAPVWIAPGHPANAVTVHLGFGRTAAGRVGNGVGFNAYALQTSDSPWVASGASMTKTGQTYPLACTQDHHSMEGRSLVRSGTVDEYEKHPHFVHEMGHDPGPDANFFDGIHDNDGIAWGMAIDLNSCNGCNACTVACQSENNIPVVGKDEVLNGREMHWIRIDRYYKGDLDNPELYNQPVPCMQCENAPCELVCPVGATVHSAEGLNDMAYNRCVGTRYCSNNCPYKVRRFNFLHYADEETPSFKLQRNPNVTVRGRGVMEKCTYCVQRISAARIESRVEDRELKDGDITTACQGACPADAIVFGDIKDPNSRVAKLKAQQRNYGILTELNTKPRTTYLARLTNPNPEISQHG